The Deinococcus aquaticus genomic interval ATCCCCGAACTGCTGGCCCGCGCCGAGACCGTCGAGAAACTCACGGCCATCTGCACGGTGTGCGGCGCGCCCGCCACCCGCTCGCAACGCCTGATCGGCGGGGAGCCCGCCCGGTTCGACGATCCGGTCGTGCTGGTGGGTGCGCAGGAAAGTTACGAGGCGCGCTGCCGGGTGCATCACGTGGTCCGGCCGCCGTCCGGGACCGCCTGAGTTCGGGTAAGCTGACCGGGACCGTTTCACATCAAGTCTATTGACCGGGTCTGTCCGGCCAGATGACGGTCACGCGGTGCCCGCTTCTCTCTCCAATCCCCGTGCCTGATTTCCGTGTCTGATTTCCGTGGTCCACGTTTCAACTCCTCCGTCCGGGCTGGTGTGCGCCTGGACCCGCGCACAAGCTGACTGTCCGGGCAGACTGCCGCCCGGTGACGCCTGGGGTTCCCTTGTTCAAGTTCTTCCGCCGCTCCGCTCCCAACGCCGTGCCCGAACCGGTCTCCTGGCACGCCGGTCAGCGCCGCATGTTCATGGCCCTGGTCTGGCTGGCCTGCCTGGCCTGCGCCGCCGCCCTGACCGCGCAGGCTCCCCGCTTCGATCCGCTGGACGTGTGGGCACTGCCGCTGCTGTCGCTGGTCATGTTGACCCTACAATTGCTGCTGAGTGCCGGGCAGCTCACGCTTCAGACGGCCGTGATGGGCGCCTTCGCCGGAACGGCCGCGTACGTGCTGCTGGCCCTGAATCACCAGTTCAACGTGATGCCACGTACGTCCTGGACGCTGATGGAGAACACCTACTGGTTCGCGGTGCTGTACGCGGCCGCGTTCCTAGTGTTCCCACCCCGTCAGGCGATCCGGGTAGCGGCCGCGATGCTGATCCTCTCGGCGCTGATCTGCGCGTACCACCTGCTGTTCACGGTCTCGCCGCTGACGCGCACGCACCTGACGGGCGCCTCCGTGCAGTTCCTGCTGATGGGCGGGGTCATGACGGTCATGCAGGCGACGCTGGGCGTGCAGCGCATGCGGCTGCTGGCGTCGCACACCGCCGCCTACACGGACACCCTGACCGGACTGGCCAACCGCCGCGCGGCCGAGGAGCGCCTGAGCACCCTGACCCGTCAGGGCGAGACGTACACGCTGGTGCTGTTCGACCTGGATCACTTCAAGCGCGTGAACGACATGCACGGGCACGCCACGGGCGACCTGGTGTTGCGCGGCGTGGCGCAGGTGGCGCTGGGGCACCTGCCGCAGGGCGGCGTGGCGGCCCGCTGGGGCGGCGAGGAGTTCCTGCTGATCCTGCCCGAGCAGCGTGACCGGCACGTGCGGTCCCTGCTGGACGCCATGCGCCTGGAACTGCGGCACCAGCGGCACGGGAACGTGAGTGGCGTGACC includes:
- a CDS encoding sensor domain-containing diguanylate cyclase, with the translated sequence MFKFFRRSAPNAVPEPVSWHAGQRRMFMALVWLACLACAAALTAQAPRFDPLDVWALPLLSLVMLTLQLLLSAGQLTLQTAVMGAFAGTAAYVLLALNHQFNVMPRTSWTLMENTYWFAVLYAAAFLVFPPRQAIRVAAAMLILSALICAYHLLFTVSPLTRTHLTGASVQFLLMGGVMTVMQATLGVQRMRLLASHTAAYTDTLTGLANRRAAEERLSTLTRQGETYTLVLFDLDHFKRVNDMHGHATGDLVLRGVAQVALGHLPQGGVAARWGGEEFLLILPEQRDRHVRSLLDAMRLELRHQRHGNVSGVTACFGVATAHAGEDPERVLERADAAMYTVKQKGRNDVHLADLRRTQMG